From the genome of Hymenobacter gelipurpurascens:
CTTCGATTCGTCGGAGAAGAACGGCGGCAAGCCCATTGAGTTTCCGCTAGGCCAGGGCCGCGTGATTCCGGGCTGGGACCAAGGCATTGCGATGCTCAACAAAGGCTCGAAAGCGGTGTTGCTTATCCCCTCTTCCCTGGCTTACGGAGCCCGGGGAGCCGGCGCCGATATTCCGCCAAATGCTATCCTGCGCTTCGATGTGGAGCTAGTTGATGTAAAGTAAAAGCACGGTTTCACATAATCGGTTTCACTAAAAAGGCCCGCTATGCTCAGCATAGCGGGCCTTTTTAGTGAATTCTGCAACGCCTTACAGCTCTGCCAGCACTTCGGAGAGGACCGACAAGGACCTGATGTCGCCGAGGCGCTCTACATGAAGCTGATAGTAGCGGATGAGCACCCCCAGCAATTCGCGGCGTACGCGACCATTGGGCACAGCGGCCGTAGCTGGCTCACGCATCAGGGCATCGAAATAGGTCTCGAACTCCTGGAAACGCAGGGCAGTAGGCCCGTGCCCAGCTGCTCCGCCCGGCACTTCGGCGGCAAAGGCTACCTGCGAGGTTATCTGCTCCCCGGTTTCAGGGCCAAAGCCCAAGTAATGACTGAGCTGCAGCAGAAACGTGAGGGCGAAGTTCTCGAAGCCTTCCTCCTGTCTGTCGAATGCCAAGATAGAATCGTGCAGGAAGGTGAACATAGGTTCGTTTTCCTCTTCTTCCAGCAGCACCCGACTCGTTATTTCCGATAGCAGCAGGGCAATACTGCTCTTGCGCACATCGTAGGGCAGCGTGCGGAACGGCTCAGCGCACCGGAATTCCGAAAGGCGCGTGATGCCGCCCTGCCGCGAGGTGTAGGCCACCAGATCCAGCATGGTGAAGGGCTGAAACAAGGCAATGCGCCCAGGCGGCTTCGCCTTGCGCACTCCATTCACGATGTAGCTCTGCAGCCCCAGCCGCTCCGTGTACACGCGGGCGATGATGCTGGTTTCGCGGTAGCGGATGAAATTGAGAACGATACCGCGGGTTTTGATTAGCATGCTAGTAAGAGCTGAAGGGCAGAAAGGATACGAGGAAACCGACGGGGTGGCCTAGACGAAATGGAA
Proteins encoded in this window:
- the recO gene encoding DNA repair protein RecO; its protein translation is MLIKTRGIVLNFIRYRETSIIARVYTERLGLQSYIVNGVRKAKPPGRIALFQPFTMLDLVAYTSRQGGITRLSEFRCAEPFRTLPYDVRKSSIALLLSEITSRVLLEEEENEPMFTFLHDSILAFDRQEEGFENFALTFLLQLSHYLGFGPETGEQITSQVAFAAEVPGGAAGHGPTALRFQEFETYFDALMREPATAAVPNGRVRRELLGVLIRYYQLHVERLGDIRSLSVLSEVLAEL